A region of Myxococcus stipitatus DSM 14675 DNA encodes the following proteins:
- a CDS encoding exonuclease SbcCD subunit D C-terminal domain-containing protein: MRLLHTSDWHLGHTLYDVSREAEHGAFLEWLLDTLEAQAVDALLVAGDIFDTSNPSAEAQAAWYQFIAKARRRLPRLDVVVIGGNHDSAARLDAPDPLFAALGVKVVGGLPRGEGGVDLARLLVPVHDAKGHVAAWVAAVPYLRPADLPPMREDVGDRLVEGVRAVYAEVLEAARHRRQPGQALVAMGHCYMTGSELSELSERKILGGNQHALPVDLFPEDVAYAALGHLHKAQRVGGREGVRYSGSPLPLSLSEAGYRHQVLLVDLKGEVLERVESVPVPRRAEMVRVPARDAAVLDDVLALLEALPALDEATPEWRRPYLEVCVSLPRPEPSLRQKVEKALEGRAARLVKLTPAYTGTGGALAETGPAMLSLRERTPEDVFRARYARDYEEPPSEVLLESFHTLLTQVQEDAS; encoded by the coding sequence ATGCGCTTGCTGCACACGTCGGACTGGCATCTGGGACACACGCTGTACGACGTCTCGCGCGAGGCGGAGCACGGCGCGTTCCTGGAGTGGCTCCTGGACACGCTCGAGGCCCAGGCGGTGGATGCGCTGCTGGTGGCCGGCGACATCTTCGACACGTCCAATCCCAGCGCGGAGGCCCAGGCGGCCTGGTACCAGTTCATCGCGAAGGCGCGTCGGCGGCTGCCTCGGTTGGATGTGGTGGTGATTGGCGGCAACCATGACTCGGCGGCGCGGCTGGATGCGCCGGACCCGCTGTTCGCGGCGCTGGGCGTGAAGGTCGTGGGGGGACTGCCGCGGGGGGAGGGCGGGGTGGACCTGGCGCGGCTCCTGGTGCCGGTGCACGACGCGAAGGGGCATGTGGCGGCGTGGGTGGCGGCGGTGCCGTACCTGCGGCCGGCGGACCTGCCTCCGATGCGCGAGGACGTGGGGGACCGGTTGGTGGAAGGTGTTCGCGCGGTGTACGCGGAGGTGCTGGAGGCGGCCCGGCATCGCCGTCAGCCGGGGCAGGCGCTGGTGGCCATGGGCCATTGCTACATGACGGGCTCGGAGCTGTCGGAGCTCAGCGAACGCAAGATCCTGGGCGGCAACCAGCATGCGTTGCCCGTGGACCTGTTCCCCGAGGACGTGGCGTACGCGGCGCTGGGGCACCTGCACAAGGCGCAGCGCGTGGGTGGGCGTGAAGGGGTCCGCTACAGCGGCTCTCCGCTGCCGCTGTCGCTGTCGGAGGCGGGCTATCGGCACCAGGTGTTGCTGGTGGACTTGAAGGGCGAGGTGCTGGAGCGCGTGGAGTCCGTGCCGGTGCCTCGCCGGGCGGAGATGGTGCGGGTGCCCGCGCGGGACGCGGCGGTGCTGGACGACGTGCTGGCGCTGCTGGAGGCGCTGCCGGCGCTGGATGAGGCGACGCCGGAGTGGCGGCGGCCCTACCTGGAGGTGTGCGTGTCGCTGCCTCGGCCGGAGCCTTCGCTGCGGCAGAAGGTGGAGAAGGCGCTGGAGGGACGCGCGGCGCGGCTGGTGAAGCTGACGCCCGCGTACACGGGCACGGGGGGCGCGCTGGCGGAGACGGGGCCCGCGATGTTGTCGCTGCGGGAGCGCACGCCGGAGGACGTCTTCCGCGCGCGCTACGCACGGGACTACGAGGAGCCTCCCTCCGAGGTGTTGCTGGAGTCGTTCCACACGCTGCTGACCCAGGTGCAGGAGGACGCGTCATGA
- the cglD gene encoding adventurous gliding motility lipoprotein CglD — protein MRTPLSRLIACVLMSASLLVGCGGSDPDDPKPQVTEDGGSDAGSDAGHDEEDAGIDPDPDPDPGKVPTDIEDPDNRNKDSDCDGLTDAEEFANVYPNGLKTDPGLRDTDGDGIRDGVEVGRTSSVDPKCSFRADMDPHSRTSPVKADTDGDGISDGLEDTNRNGAREITETDPNAIDSDGDGISDGEEDTNKSGTVSPGETDPRKRDTDGDGLSDSMERKLGTDPLKPDTDNDGCSDGDEDRNRNGVRDSGETDPKVADCAASIPDADFDGIPDSVEAATGTDKNKADTDGDGLPDGVEDENKNGRVDPGETDPRLTDTDCDGLQDGPGRNGFLGEDANSNGKVDGAETDPTNPDTDGDGLRDGLERGVTTALAPRKDCGYSGDADPGTTTSPTNPDSDGDTIPDGAEDANQNGRVDPNELDPKNPADGASGTPAGQACRVSNLRPVTFKEENGADIRLALPATFKDANITYLTAGGSTVGVIGWDDTKQVTMIAYKRGVVGNSTTPTGDEAGIRAASFSNVTRDVSQTFTTWDGYAALAARYSMPGSGDLKTVTNTLARSLVPNSTGALTGTAGVAGPFTLQAQYVHRTNDSVLVVLALTPTVSYTEAGSLFTLSDAAGGSSLAQFGDADAVQCELFTSPTAVVDFLFVVDDSGSMADSQAALANAATAVANKLANSTLDWRLAMVTSSYTSGNSSHVNRGVVRGFTRNINQFKAWLTTDSACGANGQCSGVTIPAGTDPTTCSASTPSCWVGTGGSGSEWSMDAARAAINDKLVPNGTTVADRIRPGAKVVVVILTDTHDYSTDSIATFEQYFKGTGTTATTKNPLNQVIQVHGIICPPEGATGDTSTWCHNQEDPRNPKHLDIIQATGGVVGSIRNSASITTTINGIVDSTIAAVGHKTQQPPIGASVKVSVAAVANPTSCPTPSDLPRSRVNGFDVDGINRTLSFFGGCRPQANNTQAAVSYRYWSDRTTSPNGVPPPCKSDPNYDPTQADYCKRQLVCNRVTDKCECPADCGGGGAPGQVCDTDVNVCAFKCAPDCGGECGTYESCNSATCACTCVQSATCAPGYKFDPSVCACACDTSVLSCGSTSQPDAASCSCACKTDCGGCPANTRCNVNTCACEGVIG, from the coding sequence ATGCGTACGCCCCTCTCACGGCTCATCGCCTGCGTGCTCATGTCAGCGTCATTGCTGGTGGGCTGCGGTGGGTCGGACCCCGATGATCCCAAACCCCAGGTGACCGAAGATGGTGGTTCGGACGCGGGGTCGGATGCAGGCCACGATGAGGAAGATGCGGGAATTGATCCGGATCCCGACCCCGACCCGGGCAAGGTGCCCACGGACATCGAGGACCCCGACAACCGCAACAAGGACTCCGACTGTGATGGCCTGACGGACGCGGAGGAGTTCGCGAATGTCTATCCCAACGGGCTGAAGACGGACCCGGGCCTGCGCGACACGGACGGCGATGGAATCCGTGACGGCGTGGAAGTGGGCCGCACCAGCAGCGTCGACCCGAAGTGCTCGTTCCGCGCGGACATGGACCCGCACTCGCGCACCTCGCCGGTGAAGGCAGACACGGACGGGGATGGAATCTCAGACGGTCTGGAGGACACCAACCGCAACGGCGCGCGGGAGATTACGGAGACGGACCCGAACGCCATCGACTCGGATGGTGACGGCATCTCGGACGGCGAGGAGGACACCAACAAGAGCGGTACGGTGAGCCCCGGTGAGACGGACCCGCGCAAGCGCGACACGGACGGCGACGGCCTGTCGGACAGCATGGAGCGCAAGCTGGGCACGGACCCGCTCAAGCCGGACACGGACAACGACGGCTGCAGCGACGGCGACGAGGACCGCAACCGCAACGGCGTGCGCGACAGCGGCGAGACGGACCCGAAGGTCGCGGACTGCGCGGCCTCCATTCCGGACGCGGACTTCGACGGCATCCCCGACTCGGTGGAAGCCGCCACGGGCACCGACAAGAACAAGGCGGACACGGACGGGGACGGCCTGCCCGACGGTGTCGAGGACGAGAACAAGAACGGGCGCGTGGACCCCGGCGAGACGGACCCCCGCCTGACGGACACCGACTGTGACGGCCTGCAGGACGGCCCGGGCCGCAACGGCTTCCTGGGTGAGGACGCCAACAGCAACGGCAAGGTGGACGGCGCCGAGACGGACCCGACCAACCCGGACACCGACGGTGACGGCCTGCGCGACGGCCTGGAGCGCGGCGTGACGACGGCGCTGGCGCCGCGCAAGGACTGTGGCTACTCGGGCGATGCGGACCCGGGCACCACGACGAGCCCGACGAACCCGGACTCGGACGGCGACACCATTCCGGACGGCGCGGAGGACGCGAACCAGAACGGCCGCGTGGACCCGAACGAGCTGGACCCGAAGAACCCGGCGGACGGCGCCTCGGGGACGCCCGCGGGCCAGGCGTGCCGCGTGAGCAACCTGCGGCCGGTCACCTTCAAGGAGGAGAACGGCGCGGACATCCGGCTCGCGCTGCCGGCGACCTTCAAGGACGCCAACATCACCTACCTGACGGCGGGTGGCTCCACGGTGGGCGTCATCGGCTGGGATGACACCAAGCAGGTGACGATGATTGCGTACAAGCGTGGTGTGGTGGGCAACTCCACCACGCCCACGGGCGACGAGGCGGGCATCCGCGCCGCGTCGTTCAGCAACGTGACGCGCGACGTCTCCCAGACGTTCACGACGTGGGACGGCTACGCGGCGCTCGCGGCGCGCTACTCGATGCCGGGCTCGGGCGACCTGAAGACGGTGACGAACACGCTGGCCCGCTCGCTGGTGCCCAACAGCACGGGTGCGCTCACGGGAACGGCGGGTGTCGCGGGTCCGTTCACGCTCCAGGCGCAGTACGTCCACCGCACCAACGACAGCGTGCTGGTGGTCCTGGCCCTCACGCCGACGGTCAGCTACACGGAGGCGGGCAGCCTCTTCACGCTGTCCGACGCGGCGGGTGGCTCCTCGCTGGCGCAGTTCGGCGACGCGGACGCGGTGCAGTGCGAGCTGTTCACCTCGCCGACGGCGGTGGTGGACTTCCTCTTCGTGGTGGACGACAGCGGCTCCATGGCGGACTCGCAGGCGGCGCTGGCGAACGCGGCCACGGCGGTGGCCAACAAGCTGGCCAACTCGACGTTGGACTGGCGCCTGGCGATGGTGACGTCCAGCTACACCTCCGGCAACTCCAGCCACGTCAACCGGGGCGTGGTGCGAGGCTTCACCCGCAACATCAACCAGTTCAAGGCGTGGCTGACCACCGACAGCGCCTGCGGTGCCAATGGACAGTGCTCCGGCGTCACCATTCCCGCGGGGACGGACCCCACCACGTGCTCGGCGTCGACCCCGTCCTGCTGGGTGGGGACGGGCGGCTCGGGTTCGGAGTGGTCGATGGACGCGGCTCGCGCGGCCATCAATGACAAGCTCGTGCCGAATGGCACGACGGTGGCTGACCGCATCCGTCCCGGCGCGAAGGTGGTGGTCGTCATCCTGACGGACACGCACGACTACTCGACGGACAGCATCGCGACGTTCGAGCAGTACTTCAAGGGCACGGGCACCACGGCGACGACCAAGAACCCGCTGAACCAGGTCATCCAGGTCCACGGCATCATCTGCCCGCCGGAAGGTGCGACGGGTGACACGTCGACCTGGTGTCACAACCAGGAGGACCCCCGCAACCCGAAGCACCTGGACATCATCCAGGCGACGGGCGGCGTGGTGGGCAGCATCCGGAACTCCGCGTCCATCACCACGACCATCAACGGCATCGTGGACAGCACCATCGCCGCGGTGGGCCACAAGACGCAGCAGCCGCCCATCGGCGCCTCGGTGAAGGTGTCCGTGGCGGCGGTGGCGAACCCGACGTCGTGCCCCACGCCGTCGGACCTGCCGCGCAGCCGCGTCAACGGCTTCGACGTGGACGGCATCAACCGCACGCTGTCGTTCTTCGGCGGCTGCCGCCCGCAGGCGAACAACACGCAGGCGGCGGTGTCCTACCGCTACTGGAGCGACCGCACGACGAGCCCCAACGGCGTGCCGCCCCCGTGCAAGTCGGACCCGAACTACGACCCGACGCAGGCGGACTACTGCAAGCGCCAGCTCGTCTGCAACCGCGTGACGGACAAGTGCGAGTGCCCCGCGGACTGCGGTGGTGGCGGAGCGCCCGGCCAGGTCTGTGACACGGACGTGAACGTGTGCGCCTTCAAGTGCGCGCCGGACTGCGGTGGCGAGTGCGGCACCTACGAGTCGTGCAACTCGGCGACGTGCGCCTGCACGTGCGTCCAGTCGGCGACGTGCGCGCCGGGCTACAAGTTCGACCCGAGCGTGTGCGCCTGCGCGTGTGACACGTCGGTGCTGAGCTGCGGCTCCACGTCGCAGCCGGATGCGGCCTCGTGCTCGTGCGCGTGCAAGACCGACTGCGGTGGTTGCCCGGCGAACACGCGGTGCAACGTGAACACCTGCGCGTGTGAAGGCGTCATCGGCTGA
- a CDS encoding TIGR02266 family protein → MPVFGLAALWNGRATPERAAAVVEGLEALLPSAQTLQLVVAMQAEQAGIELKVEAPGYPRAAVERLADEVKRSGGTFVELWRLPKAERDAFRHLTFAGGRAFGGHERAEASRLLAQHVGALTSRPPPPSAPPPPPPAPTPELDPRRVPPAPPGSPQRRGRRFAVRLELEFRTELDFVREHALNISNGGLFIRTAHRPPPDSIVTVDVKLPNGERLQGDAVVVHVVDDPYSGGVGLAFLSDDATFSQTLDRYLASLVGGAG, encoded by the coding sequence GTGCCTGTCTTCGGTCTCGCGGCCTTGTGGAATGGAAGGGCAACACCCGAGCGCGCCGCGGCGGTCGTGGAGGGGCTCGAGGCCCTGCTGCCCTCGGCGCAGACGCTGCAACTCGTCGTGGCGATGCAGGCAGAGCAGGCGGGCATCGAGCTCAAGGTGGAAGCGCCCGGCTATCCGCGCGCGGCCGTGGAGCGGCTCGCGGACGAGGTGAAGCGCAGCGGGGGGACGTTCGTGGAGCTGTGGCGCCTGCCCAAGGCGGAGCGCGACGCGTTCCGCCACCTCACCTTCGCGGGAGGGCGGGCCTTCGGGGGCCATGAGCGCGCGGAGGCCTCTCGCCTGCTGGCGCAGCATGTGGGTGCGCTGACGTCCCGGCCGCCTCCTCCCTCGGCGCCTCCGCCGCCGCCCCCCGCGCCGACGCCGGAGTTGGATCCTCGCCGCGTGCCTCCCGCGCCGCCCGGGAGCCCCCAGCGCCGGGGCCGCCGCTTCGCGGTGAGGCTGGAGCTGGAGTTCCGCACCGAGCTGGACTTCGTGCGGGAGCACGCGCTGAACATCTCCAACGGCGGGCTCTTCATCCGCACCGCGCACCGACCGCCGCCGGATAGCATCGTCACCGTCGATGTGAAGCTGCCCAATGGCGAGCGGCTCCAGGGCGACGCGGTGGTGGTGCACGTGGTGGATGACCCTTACAGCGGCGGGGTGGGACTCGCGTTCCTCAGCGACGACGCGACCTTCTCCCAGACACTGGACCGCTACCTGGCGAGCCTGGTGGGCGGAGCGGGGTAG
- a CDS encoding serine/threonine-protein kinase — MVEGLEHWPRDCGRFELLSRLGRGGMAEVFLARVKDGPREGEHVAIKRVRPERTHDDEAHEQLLHEAELARCLSHPHIVGFVEYGELPDGGYLALELVEGPDLGRVLAQCRRRRIELPIDISVLIVRQVLEALAHAHQATSPTGRPLGVVHCDVSPHNVLLSRTGEVKLADFGVARSRAGLALDARRLGKQHYRSPELLAGEVSVAVDLWATAVLLYELLSMESPFPSGPGDEVESAIRGGRVRPVRLHVPEVSDALALVLDRALAPNPAQRFSSAAQFARALASLADDRVATPLAVAAVVRGLMGTTA; from the coding sequence ATGGTCGAGGGGTTGGAGCACTGGCCTCGGGACTGTGGCCGCTTCGAGCTGCTCTCCCGGCTGGGCCGGGGCGGCATGGCGGAGGTGTTCCTCGCCCGGGTGAAGGACGGCCCGCGAGAGGGGGAGCACGTGGCCATCAAGCGGGTGCGCCCCGAGCGCACGCACGATGACGAGGCCCACGAGCAGCTCCTGCATGAAGCGGAGCTCGCTCGGTGCCTGAGCCACCCTCACATCGTCGGCTTCGTCGAGTATGGGGAGCTGCCCGACGGCGGGTACCTGGCGCTGGAGCTGGTGGAGGGGCCGGATCTGGGACGGGTGCTGGCCCAGTGCCGCCGGCGGCGCATCGAGCTGCCCATCGACATCTCCGTCCTCATCGTCCGGCAGGTGCTGGAGGCGCTCGCCCACGCGCACCAGGCGACCAGTCCCACGGGGCGGCCGCTGGGCGTCGTCCACTGCGACGTGTCCCCGCACAATGTGCTGCTGTCGCGCACCGGCGAGGTGAAGCTGGCGGACTTCGGCGTGGCGCGCTCCAGGGCGGGGCTGGCGCTGGATGCCCGGCGGCTGGGCAAGCAGCACTACCGCTCCCCGGAGCTGCTCGCGGGTGAGGTCTCCGTGGCGGTGGACCTGTGGGCCACCGCGGTGCTGCTGTACGAGCTGCTGTCGATGGAGTCCCCCTTCCCCTCGGGCCCCGGGGACGAGGTCGAGTCCGCCATCCGAGGAGGCCGCGTGCGTCCCGTGCGGCTGCATGTCCCGGAGGTGTCGGACGCACTCGCGCTGGTGCTGGACCGCGCGCTGGCTCCGAATCCGGCGCAGCGCTTCAGCTCCGCGGCGCAGTTCGCTCGGGCGCTCGCGTCACTCGCGGATGACCGGGTGGCCACGCCCCTGGCGGTGGCCGCCGTGGTGCGGGGGTTGATGGGCACCACGGCATAA
- a CDS encoding AAA family ATPase, whose amino-acid sequence MRILGIRGSNLTSFAGNFALELDRPPLDRLGLFAITGATGAGKSTLLDALCLALFDRTPRLGGRGGVPVGRADEEDEARLSAYDVRGMLRRGAGEGFAEVDFQGKDGRRYRARWSVWRARGRAEGRFRPQEMSLTEVASGQQFGRTKGEVLTAIQERLGLSFDQFRRSALLAQGEFAAFLKADANERAELLERMTGTEVYSRLSMAAHEKNKAEQEQLAQRERGLAAIALMEPGERSAAEGRLVEEAQACKGVEARLSEAESAAAWHSERVSLVSAQGEAEGREARAAEAVEGAAPRARRLEEVRAAESFRGAVTSAAEAERRWEEAEAACRARAAELEGAKARWAQLQSALQGAEEARRRARAAQEEAAPRLEEAAELDARCAAAARDAEEARGRARAAEAEAVKARGVLEEVVAREEEARAKGEGARAWLVEKAHWEALAKEWPRWQRELERYEVALGEGQTARTVVEKQRGEVDRLREASRLRREERDAEVESESRVQATATHAETALGEGTGVERRVLRESLLARQETLRALEMARQGLCAGEAEATEAEREAQAAKGEVEAASLAVRDAEVRRVEGEAALKEARRALSVAEATQGHAAQRALLREGEACPLCGATEHPYRHEVPALAGLVAESTARVETLEAQRAECSRAEVSASARQAAARARVTQAEARRESAAVRCAEHRVAWGRGREKWRQVSDSTAPVEDGASSEAGLWLEARATELKARLSALKSEEEAAEGLARAAREARAALETQRTRREHAADALRRAEESFTRAEGALREAVARLDAAESTVRQVLTDMAPIFSSDAGWEAKLEAAPADFRQKCGKRVSMWKEREDIVQKAKERADEEQRHRAHAQGLLDVSARRAQEDSGTAALKEQSRDAATRARATLLDGRPTDEVRAELRHALESAEATYEKSRQSAESARQAEGVALARVEDATRGLKAALESRDSARMDLERRLSAQGVSLEAVKALLAHDAAWCEAEARALAALKEALAHARAVLEERRARRAAHEASGAPALSEAEAATAREQLRADVEVRRRAEALLRAKLDADDAARARHGSEAQALAERRQAGEVWKALSDLIGSHDGKRFKVFAQSLTLDALLLHANAHLQELARRYRLMRVPGHDLDLQVVDGDMGDEVRGVASLSGGESFLVSLALALGLASLSSETTQVETLFIDEGFGTLDPETLEVALATLDALQATGRQVGIISHVSGLAERIGVQVRVVKQGGGRSRLVVEGDLGIPSAPAPEVRLLA is encoded by the coding sequence ATGAGAATCCTCGGCATCCGGGGGAGCAACCTCACGAGCTTCGCGGGGAACTTCGCGCTGGAGCTGGACCGGCCGCCGCTGGACCGGCTGGGGCTGTTCGCGATTACGGGAGCGACGGGGGCGGGGAAGAGCACGCTCCTGGATGCGCTGTGTCTGGCGTTGTTCGACCGGACGCCGAGGTTGGGCGGGCGTGGCGGCGTGCCGGTGGGTCGGGCGGACGAGGAGGACGAGGCGCGGCTGTCCGCATACGACGTGCGCGGCATGTTGCGCCGGGGCGCGGGCGAGGGCTTCGCGGAGGTGGACTTCCAGGGGAAGGATGGTCGGCGCTACCGGGCTCGGTGGTCGGTGTGGCGGGCGCGAGGGCGCGCGGAGGGGCGCTTCCGGCCGCAGGAGATGAGCCTGACGGAGGTGGCGTCGGGGCAGCAGTTCGGCCGCACCAAGGGCGAGGTGCTGACGGCCATCCAGGAGCGGCTGGGGTTGTCGTTCGACCAGTTCCGTCGCTCGGCGCTGTTGGCGCAGGGGGAGTTCGCCGCGTTCCTCAAGGCGGACGCGAATGAGCGCGCGGAGCTGCTGGAGCGGATGACGGGCACGGAGGTGTACAGCCGCCTGTCGATGGCCGCGCACGAGAAGAACAAGGCGGAGCAGGAGCAGCTGGCGCAGCGGGAGCGGGGGCTGGCGGCGATTGCGCTGATGGAGCCGGGGGAGCGGAGCGCGGCGGAGGGGCGGCTCGTCGAGGAGGCGCAGGCGTGCAAGGGCGTGGAGGCGCGGCTCTCGGAGGCGGAGAGCGCGGCGGCGTGGCACTCGGAGCGGGTGTCGTTGGTGAGTGCGCAGGGGGAGGCGGAGGGGCGGGAGGCGCGTGCGGCGGAGGCGGTGGAGGGGGCGGCGCCTCGGGCGCGGAGGTTGGAGGAGGTTCGGGCGGCGGAGTCCTTCCGAGGGGCGGTGACGTCGGCGGCGGAGGCGGAGCGTCGGTGGGAGGAAGCGGAGGCCGCGTGTCGCGCGCGGGCGGCGGAGCTGGAGGGGGCGAAGGCGCGGTGGGCGCAGCTCCAGTCGGCGTTGCAGGGGGCGGAGGAGGCGCGGAGGAGGGCGCGGGCGGCGCAGGAGGAGGCGGCGCCTCGGTTGGAGGAGGCGGCGGAGCTGGATGCCCGGTGTGCGGCGGCGGCGCGTGACGCGGAAGAGGCGCGGGGGCGTGCTCGGGCGGCGGAGGCCGAGGCGGTGAAGGCTCGGGGCGTGCTCGAGGAGGTGGTGGCTCGCGAGGAGGAGGCGCGGGCGAAGGGGGAGGGGGCTCGGGCGTGGCTGGTGGAGAAGGCGCATTGGGAGGCGTTGGCGAAGGAGTGGCCTCGCTGGCAGCGCGAGCTGGAGCGGTACGAGGTGGCGCTGGGCGAGGGGCAGACGGCGCGGACGGTGGTGGAGAAGCAGCGGGGCGAGGTGGACCGGCTGCGCGAGGCTTCTCGGCTGAGGCGCGAGGAGCGCGACGCGGAGGTGGAGTCGGAGTCGCGGGTGCAAGCCACGGCGACACATGCCGAGACGGCGCTGGGGGAGGGGACGGGGGTGGAGCGTCGCGTGCTGCGCGAGTCGCTGCTCGCGAGGCAGGAGACGCTGCGAGCGTTGGAGATGGCGCGGCAGGGGTTGTGTGCGGGTGAGGCCGAGGCGACGGAGGCGGAGCGGGAGGCCCAGGCCGCGAAGGGGGAGGTCGAGGCCGCGTCGTTGGCGGTGCGTGACGCGGAGGTCCGGAGGGTGGAGGGGGAGGCGGCGCTGAAGGAGGCCCGCAGGGCGCTGTCGGTCGCGGAGGCGACGCAGGGGCACGCGGCGCAGCGGGCCTTGCTGCGCGAGGGCGAGGCGTGTCCGCTGTGTGGCGCGACGGAGCATCCCTATCGGCACGAGGTGCCCGCGCTGGCGGGACTGGTGGCGGAGTCAACCGCGCGCGTGGAGACGCTGGAGGCGCAGCGGGCGGAGTGCTCGAGAGCGGAGGTGTCCGCGAGCGCACGACAGGCGGCGGCACGAGCGCGCGTCACACAGGCCGAGGCCCGGCGCGAGAGTGCGGCGGTGCGGTGCGCGGAGCACCGTGTGGCCTGGGGACGTGGCCGCGAGAAGTGGCGACAGGTGAGCGACTCCACCGCGCCTGTCGAGGACGGTGCCTCGTCCGAGGCGGGCCTCTGGCTGGAGGCGCGGGCCACCGAGCTGAAGGCGCGGCTGTCCGCCTTGAAGTCGGAGGAAGAGGCCGCGGAGGGGCTGGCCCGGGCGGCACGTGAAGCCCGCGCGGCACTGGAGACTCAGCGCACCCGCCGTGAGCACGCCGCCGATGCGCTCCGGCGCGCGGAGGAGTCCTTCACTCGCGCGGAGGGAGCCCTCCGGGAAGCAGTCGCCCGGCTGGACGCGGCCGAGTCCACGGTGCGCCAGGTCCTCACGGACATGGCCCCCATCTTCTCCTCGGACGCCGGATGGGAGGCGAAGCTGGAGGCCGCCCCCGCGGACTTCCGCCAGAAGTGCGGCAAGCGCGTGTCCATGTGGAAGGAGCGCGAGGACATCGTCCAGAAGGCCAAGGAGCGCGCCGACGAAGAGCAGCGGCACCGCGCCCATGCACAGGGCTTGCTGGACGTGAGCGCTCGTCGAGCCCAGGAGGACTCGGGGACGGCGGCCCTCAAGGAACAGTCACGCGACGCAGCCACCCGAGCTCGCGCGACGCTCCTCGACGGTCGTCCCACGGACGAGGTCCGCGCTGAACTCCGTCACGCACTCGAATCCGCGGAAGCCACCTACGAGAAGTCCCGCCAGTCCGCCGAGTCCGCGAGGCAGGCCGAGGGCGTGGCGCTGGCCCGCGTGGAGGACGCGACGCGGGGACTGAAGGCCGCGCTGGAGTCACGCGACTCCGCTCGAATGGACCTGGAGCGGCGTCTGTCCGCGCAAGGTGTCTCGCTGGAAGCCGTGAAGGCCCTGCTCGCGCACGATGCCGCCTGGTGTGAAGCGGAGGCTCGGGCGCTGGCCGCGTTGAAGGAGGCCCTGGCCCATGCCCGCGCGGTGCTCGAGGAGCGGCGAGCCCGCCGTGCCGCCCACGAGGCGAGCGGGGCCCCAGCCCTGTCGGAGGCCGAGGCCGCCACCGCCCGTGAGCAGCTTCGTGCCGACGTGGAGGTCCGCCGCCGCGCCGAGGCCCTGCTGCGCGCGAAGCTGGACGCGGACGACGCGGCCCGCGCCCGCCACGGCAGCGAGGCCCAGGCCCTCGCGGAGCGCAGGCAGGCGGGCGAGGTCTGGAAGGCGCTGAGCGACCTGATCGGCTCGCACGACGGCAAGCGCTTCAAGGTGTTCGCCCAGAGCCTCACGCTGGACGCGCTGCTGCTCCACGCCAACGCGCACCTGCAGGAGCTGGCCAGGCGCTACCGCCTGATGCGCGTGCCCGGCCATGACCTGGACCTCCAGGTCGTCGACGGGGACATGGGCGACGAGGTGCGCGGCGTGGCCAGCCTGTCCGGTGGCGAGAGCTTCCTCGTCTCGCTGGCGCTCGCGCTGGGGCTCGCGTCGCTGTCGTCCGAGACGACGCAGGTGGAGACCCTCTTCATCGACGAGGGCTTCGGCACGCTGGACCCGGAGACGCTGGAGGTGGCGCTGGCCACGCTGGACGCGCTCCAGGCCACGGGCAGGCAGGTGGGCATCATCTCCCACGTCTCCGGACTGGCCGAGCGCATCGGCGTGCAGGTGCGCGTGGTGAAGCAGGGCGGGGGCCGCAGCCGTCTGGTGGTGGAGGGGGACCTGGGAATCCCCTCCGCGCCCGCCCCGGAGGTCCGACTGCTCGCTTGA